From Fusarium musae strain F31 chromosome 8, whole genome shotgun sequence:
CGCTTTGTCTCCAATCTTCATACACTTTGTGCTTGTGAGCACCATCATCGAGGTTAAAGAGAAAAGCGCCGATCTGATGACAAGCGACGGCAACGATTTCGATCAGCCGAAGGTTGAACACTTCTGAGCCAGGCACTGTATCTGCGAAGGCTTGAATTGTCTACACAAATATAAGTTTACCATACCAAAGGTTCCAAGGCCATGCGCACCTTCAAGTCTAGCCCTAGTTGCGATAGGTCAAACTGATTTCTGAACTCGCGGGCTTTGTCTACAAATCCGGGACAGATTTCTGCATGCTGAAGTCTATGAACGGGGTGATCTTTCACATAGTCAGAGCTGTCTCTCAGAGACTTTTCGGTGGGAAGTCCATCAAGAATCTGGGCGTAGACGAACTCGGCTACCTCAGTGCTTAACACATTCCGCACAGCTCTGTCAAGCACGTTCCGGTGTTCATCATCGAGTATATCCAAATAAATTGGAGTCTCTCGATCGGGAGTCGGAATAAAAGCCATGGTATTTTGATAGTAAATGCGAGCGTAAGAACAGAACTGACCTTAGATGTTGGTTGGTAATTGAAGTTCATGAAAACGCTCGTAGTCACATGAAGAGTGCGGGGCTTCAGGCATGGTTTAATTGGGCGCTTAAAACCGACGTCACATTATGAGAAGCCAAGGGCGCTTATATTTCAAAACGCCTGACGTCTGAAACTTCAAGGATCATAAAGTTCAGGTCAAAATCGGGCCAGACTGGGGGAAGCTTGAAACTAATTACGGGCGCTTAGTGATCCTTTCAATTGCTGTTAGCGCGCGGGAAGCACTTCTCTGCACCTAGAATTAGTAACTCATTTCTTTGCTTGAGGTAGTCCGAGGCTGAGTTAAGCGCAGTTACTACCCTACCATAGTCCATTATGAGACAGTGCCAGTATATGACTGTATCTATGCAGCCTTCAAAGcgacatcaccaacagctgcTTCTAAGATGACCAATGAATATACAGCATTCTCTTACAATGCTTCGGTACAACCTGAATGACCTTTTGGGTACTACGTAGTGTTGGTCAGATCAGAGCCTTCGAGTGCACCGGCGATGTTGGTTTGAATCTTAATACGATATCTGGTGAATTGGAGGTCGTTTCTATGATTAGAATCAATTCAGGGATTCTTTCAGTTTATAAAGTCGGGACGATTCTCCTCTCGATCATTATTAAAACAACCGATCAGTGCAGGATAGCCTACTGAACACCGAGAACACATTTCCCTTTACTTCGATATCACTTCTCCCGCTCCTAGCCCCCCTAGCTATGTCCCAATACCCAAGAAGACGAACAAGCCCATTGAGAGCAACTGCCAATGGCATAAGCATGCTGTCAGTGTCAGAGCTCAACCCCAGGTTTGGGGAGCCTGGTCAGCGTCAATACATAACATGCCCAGAGAACTCATGGGCTTTCACAGATGTGAGTTTCCATTCTCTACCTTTCCCTAGACATTATTAACATTACCAGCTGGCTTCTGCGATGAATATTGGACTTGAGATTCTGGAAAGCCCTCCGGGAAGGGGAGTGCTTGTACGACTTGCTTCACAGTTGATTGAGATATGGAACGTTCGCCATGAGCCATGTTTCCGAGGGGGTCCTAATCAGCTTGCTGAACATGTTAACACCTTCCTTTCAGCAATTCGCAATGACTTCTATACTGTTGCTATCGACGATCTAGGTTCTCCGGCTGTTTTGGCAGCCTCCGATCGCCGGTTGGGTGTTTGGAATGGTGATCTGAGGAGCTATAGCCCAAAAGGTCATGCCATCATTCTCTATAACCATCGTGTAAGTATTCAGGTCCAACGGCCACTTGAGCCTGGCTGACTGCATGAATAGCGAGTACGCGACATGGTCAATGCTTCAGCAGCAGTTGATCGAATTGACAGGGGCCGAGACTCTTCAGCAGCGCGCGCTCAGCGTAGGAAGATGCTCCTCAGGCATAAGCACTTTCAGTTCATGTTTGCCACGGCTACTGCACACGAGATTTGCCATATCTTTCTTGGATTCATCAGTCAGCAAGGTCGTCATGGCAGATTAGCGACACCACCAAGTATCACCCATCTTGACTATGGCAGAGGCCAGCCAGGTGATATCGATGGACTGGCCCAAGGCGAAAGTGGTCGATGGGTTGAGAGCAAGCTTTTTGGTGGTTCCCTTGAGTTCTATCAAGacagagatgatgatgatggccagGTAGGATGAGATCCTTTTATATACATTCATCACTAACTTGCCCAATCCAAGCCGGGCGTTCTTTACATTCTAGACTCCAACGAAGTTGCACACAAGGTCCGGTCTCAATCGATACTCGATTTTGTCGAGCTTGACAGGCGTAAGTACACCAAATCTAAGCTCTTGAACCTAATTGACACAACCCAGGATTTGAGTTCCCTCTGGCAACAACTGGCCCGGGGCTCACTCGTCGTCAACGAGATCAGCAACAGCTGTATAGCATCGGCAGCACACAGGCTGCACCATACAGAGCAGACTACCTGTTGATGAGGGCGCGGCCTGAGCGCATGCAGTTCTTCAACATATCTCGGCAGGAACTTGATAGTGTCCCTGATAGGCCAAGAATTGTTCGCGCTGTACGTGTTGCATGAGGTACTGGGGCATCATTTTAGATGGCGACGAGAGTCTCCTTTAGGTTCCCGGTTGATAATGCGGTTCTCTCATTGGCTATTTCATTTTGTTCATTTTTTTGTTCTGTGTCTTCCTGCAATTTGTCGTATTAAAGATGTCCGTGAGATAGGTCA
This genomic window contains:
- a CDS encoding hypothetical protein (EggNog:ENOG41), whose translation is MAFIPTPDRETPIYLDILDDEHRNVLDRAVRNVLSTEVAEFVYAQILDGLPTEKSLRDSSDYVKDHPVHRLQHAEICPGFVDKAREFRNQFDLSQLGLDLKTIQAFADTVPGSEVFNLRLIEIVAVACHQIGAFLFNLDDGAHKHKVYEDWRQSVLEEKERGVESRRYYDPPPIAFCHRAYRYPEQYPKGTADVAGYWAESKILGGVVVFDRGETEQEVWFSDPHHETQKLMTTAPGTVQCYVDPWRLDQRPKNSLSTDPGTIRRLDQIPHYSIRRKRNMSVSYPWIKR
- a CDS encoding hypothetical protein (EggNog:ENOG41), which gives rise to MSQYPRRRTSPLRATANGISMLSVSELNPRFGEPGQRQYITCPENSWAFTDLASAMNIGLEILESPPGRGVLVRLASQLIEIWNVRHEPCFRGGPNQLAEHVNTFLSAIRNDFYTVAIDDLGSPAVLAASDRRLGVWNGDLRSYSPKGHAIILYNHRRVRDMVNASAAVDRIDRGRDSSAARAQRRKMLLRHKHFQFMFATATAHEICHIFLGFISQQGRHGRLATPPSITHLDYGRGQPGDIDGLAQGESGRWVESKLFGGSLEFYQDRDDDDGQPGVLYILDSNEVAHKVRSQSILDFVELDRRFEFPLATTGPGLTRRQRDQQQLYSIGSTQAAPYRADYLLMRARPERMQFFNISRQELDSVPDRPRIVRAVRVA